The proteins below come from a single Serratia fonticola genomic window:
- a CDS encoding bifunctional 4-hydroxy-2-oxoglutarate aldolase/2-dehydro-3-deoxy-phosphogluconate aldolase, with amino-acid sequence MIKQRVIRAIEETGMIAIVRGVAPEGIIPLANALYDGGIRVIEVTCNSTRHLESISALKQEMGDRMCVGAGTVLNPVMAQLVLDAGADFVLSPDFNPDVVMMVHEKQRLMIPAVMTPSEILQACRLGVDLLKLFPANSLGVDYMKEVLGPLDNLSMIPVGGITLENTRAFAKAGAFAMGVGSALTNKQWIEAGNWAAITQQAQAFIQAFHEGKRS; translated from the coding sequence ATGATTAAACAACGCGTGATTCGCGCCATAGAAGAAACCGGCATGATTGCCATCGTTCGCGGCGTCGCGCCCGAGGGCATAATCCCCCTTGCCAATGCACTGTACGACGGCGGCATCCGAGTCATTGAGGTCACTTGTAACTCGACCCGGCACCTGGAAAGCATCAGCGCGCTTAAGCAGGAGATGGGAGACAGAATGTGTGTAGGCGCGGGGACGGTATTAAATCCGGTAATGGCACAGCTGGTGCTGGACGCCGGTGCCGATTTTGTCCTTTCCCCCGACTTCAACCCCGATGTGGTGATGATGGTGCACGAAAAGCAACGCCTGATGATCCCTGCGGTGATGACACCCTCGGAGATATTGCAGGCCTGCCGCCTGGGGGTAGATTTGTTAAAACTGTTCCCAGCCAATAGCCTCGGCGTTGATTATATGAAAGAGGTGTTAGGGCCGTTGGATAACCTATCCATGATCCCGGTTGGCGGGATTACGCTTGAAAACACCCGCGCATTTGCCAAGGCCGGTGCGTTTGCGATGGGTGTGGGGAGCGCACTGACTAATAAACAATGGATTGAGGCAGGCAACTGGGCAGCAATCACCCAACAGGCACAAGCCTTTATCCAGGCGTTTCATGAGGGAAAACGGTCCTGA
- a CDS encoding MFS transporter, with protein sequence MPWLTTDRLFNSFVSYTKLKGLIMNTIVNEKVITKKRGNKRWFVVFLLLIGGIVNYLDRASLSIAAPDMMKELELSNTDIGLLGSVFALIYALCQLPAGWLVDRFGPKKVYGWAVGLWSGATMLTGACSSMVTLIFARGLLGITEAPCWPGAAKITASWFPKSERALATGFWDAASKWGPAIAPPILVAIIVPFGWRALFYIAGAIGFIFVVFFIFAYHQPEQHPNITKEELDYIKEGGGGTAQKLTGDAEKISWGGLFKYRCIWGMILGWFCYVWMMNIFTTFLPLYLMKTQNIQFKELGIYASIPYFGGIVGAIAGGYISKWLVDKQIFTESLKAKRVTISVSALLAGVAVIAVPMVDSLAATLTLLVIAMALLSSLSATGWALPGDVAPASMVASVGSIQNFGGYFAGSLSPLVTGLIADVTGSYTLAFVSGGIIAACAALCYWFIVKEPVTVTD encoded by the coding sequence TTGCCCTGGCTCACCACCGACAGATTATTTAATTCCTTTGTATCCTACACAAAATTAAAAGGTCTGATTATGAACACCATCGTTAATGAAAAAGTCATAACAAAAAAACGAGGAAATAAGCGCTGGTTTGTTGTATTCCTCTTATTGATTGGCGGTATTGTCAACTACCTCGATCGTGCCAGCCTCTCTATTGCTGCGCCCGATATGATGAAAGAACTTGAATTATCGAATACGGATATCGGATTGCTGGGCTCAGTCTTTGCGCTGATCTACGCGCTTTGCCAACTTCCTGCTGGTTGGCTGGTTGACCGCTTCGGCCCGAAAAAAGTGTACGGCTGGGCTGTCGGCTTATGGAGCGGTGCTACCATGCTAACCGGTGCTTGTAGCAGTATGGTGACACTGATTTTTGCCCGTGGACTGTTGGGGATAACCGAAGCCCCATGCTGGCCGGGAGCGGCGAAAATTACCGCTTCATGGTTCCCAAAAAGTGAACGTGCGTTGGCAACCGGATTCTGGGATGCAGCGTCCAAATGGGGGCCAGCCATCGCTCCGCCGATCCTGGTCGCTATCATTGTGCCATTCGGTTGGCGTGCGCTATTTTATATTGCTGGGGCAATAGGTTTTATTTTCGTCGTGTTTTTCATCTTCGCCTATCATCAGCCAGAGCAGCACCCTAACATTACCAAAGAAGAGCTGGACTATATTAAAGAAGGCGGTGGCGGCACAGCACAAAAACTGACGGGTGACGCTGAAAAAATCAGCTGGGGCGGTCTTTTTAAATATCGCTGTATCTGGGGAATGATTTTAGGTTGGTTCTGTTATGTGTGGATGATGAATATTTTCACTACATTCTTACCGCTCTATTTAATGAAAACCCAAAACATCCAATTTAAAGAGTTGGGTATCTACGCCAGTATTCCTTATTTCGGTGGGATTGTCGGCGCCATTGCCGGTGGTTACATCTCCAAATGGCTGGTTGATAAACAGATTTTCACCGAATCCTTAAAAGCCAAGCGTGTCACCATCAGTGTCTCGGCACTGCTGGCTGGCGTCGCTGTTATTGCGGTGCCAATGGTAGATAGCCTGGCCGCCACCCTGACCTTGCTGGTGATTGCCATGGCGCTGCTCTCCTCGCTTTCGGCTACTGGCTGGGCATTACCTGGCGACGTCGCCCCGGCGTCCATGGTGGCCTCGGTTGGCAGCATCCAGAACTTCGGGGGCTATTTTGCCGGATCGTTATCACCGCTAGTGACCGGGTTAATTGCCGATGTCACTGGCTCATACACCTTGGCATTTGTCAGCGGTGGAATTATCGCAGCCTGCGCTGCACTGTGTTATTGGTTCATCGTCAAAGAACCGGTGACCGTAACGGATTGA
- a CDS encoding 2-dehydro-3-deoxygalactonokinase translates to MYIITIDTGTTNTRVCAWQDQRLLAEAARPIGVRDTAISGSTATLMNGVREAVQEAKNLATIPAAERVVYLSSGMITSNVGLCEIPHLLAPAGLGELAQGMVCANLPEIAEEPIWFVPGVRNHDSAVTLGNAEQMDMMRGEETEAIGVLASLDIHGPALIVLPGSHSKFVKIDAQDRIEGCVTTLGGELLDVITRHTILANSLDRQFAQEIEAPALLQGANQCRQTGLSRTCFSVRVLDMFSQLTLNQKANVLLGAVLQDDLQAVKNSEAFTVTPDTHVVVCGKDTLKFAFATLIENDPWFNGKVTLASVDRSLSSSGLFALAHHRQII, encoded by the coding sequence ATGTATATAATCACTATCGATACCGGCACAACCAACACCAGGGTATGTGCCTGGCAGGACCAACGGCTGTTAGCTGAAGCGGCACGCCCCATCGGCGTACGCGATACCGCCATCTCTGGCAGTACGGCAACGCTGATGAATGGCGTACGCGAAGCCGTTCAGGAAGCCAAAAATCTGGCCACGATACCGGCTGCTGAACGCGTGGTTTACCTATCATCGGGTATGATCACCTCCAACGTGGGATTATGTGAAATTCCGCATTTGTTGGCGCCTGCCGGGCTTGGCGAACTGGCTCAAGGCATGGTCTGCGCCAATCTGCCAGAAATCGCCGAGGAACCCATCTGGTTTGTACCAGGAGTTCGCAATCATGATTCTGCCGTCACGCTGGGTAATGCCGAGCAGATGGACATGATGCGTGGCGAAGAGACGGAAGCTATCGGTGTACTCGCCAGCCTGGACATCCACGGCCCGGCGCTGATTGTGCTGCCGGGTTCACACTCTAAATTCGTCAAGATAGATGCGCAGGACCGCATCGAAGGTTGTGTCACGACACTCGGTGGTGAACTGCTGGACGTGATTACCCGGCATACGATCCTGGCCAACTCCCTGGATCGGCAATTCGCTCAGGAGATTGAAGCCCCAGCCTTGCTGCAAGGTGCGAACCAATGCCGGCAAACGGGCTTGTCCCGCACCTGTTTTTCTGTGCGCGTTCTGGATATGTTCAGCCAACTTACGCTCAACCAGAAAGCCAATGTCTTGTTAGGAGCCGTGCTACAAGATGACCTGCAGGCGGTCAAAAATAGCGAGGCCTTTACGGTTACCCCGGATACTCACGTCGTGGTATGCGGCAAAGACACGCTTAAATTCGCTTTCGCTACTCTCATTGAAAATGACCCGTGGTTTAACGGGAAAGTTACCCTGGCATCGGTAGATCGTTCACTTTCCAGTTCTGGATTATTTGCCCTGGCTCACCACCGACAGATTATTTAA
- a CDS encoding 2-dehydro-3-deoxygalactonokinase — MFIVIDSGSSTTRIYLLAFADSKIIDKITIDEGVNSTVTHGNNNLLRQEMVRGVTELLARNGKAQQDITFIIASGMITSNLGLHEVPHLVAPVGIDELAQHTVPFAANELLALDIPVMLIPGVRNQTTPSWENLSGIDLMRGEETQAVGLLLGYQPKLPCILIELGSTTKLISINQQGKIAGSITSLSGQVYAAILKQTFVAASVATTPEEEAQAKIEPQIIDAACQSVQESGLLRTILMSRFLQFAFPTTAPQRKLFLESAMAGDDINVFINAQHQGFNFHGEIFLIGHARRCEIYQHIIRQQLKIDSPQRIISDEQQIDLLAITGASAIANTLRTLR, encoded by the coding sequence ATGTTTATTGTCATTGATTCAGGTTCGTCCACGACACGTATTTATCTGCTGGCATTCGCCGATAGTAAGATTATTGACAAGATCACGATCGACGAAGGGGTAAACTCCACCGTCACTCATGGAAATAATAATCTATTACGTCAGGAGATGGTGCGTGGCGTAACGGAATTGTTGGCAAGAAACGGCAAGGCTCAGCAGGATATCACCTTTATTATTGCCTCAGGCATGATCACGTCAAACCTGGGTTTGCATGAGGTTCCCCATCTGGTTGCACCGGTCGGGATTGACGAATTGGCACAGCATACTGTGCCATTTGCTGCCAATGAGCTCCTGGCGTTGGATATTCCCGTCATGCTGATCCCTGGCGTTCGCAACCAGACGACTCCCTCATGGGAAAATCTCAGCGGCATTGATCTGATGCGAGGTGAAGAGACTCAGGCTGTCGGGTTGCTGTTGGGTTATCAGCCCAAGCTCCCCTGTATCCTGATCGAGCTGGGTTCCACCACAAAATTGATTTCGATTAATCAACAGGGGAAAATTGCCGGCAGTATTACCTCCTTAAGCGGCCAGGTGTATGCAGCAATCCTGAAGCAGACCTTTGTCGCAGCCAGTGTTGCCACCACGCCAGAAGAAGAAGCGCAGGCAAAAATAGAGCCACAGATTATTGATGCTGCCTGCCAGTCCGTGCAGGAGAGCGGTTTATTACGCACAATATTGATGAGCCGATTCTTACAATTCGCGTTTCCGACCACAGCGCCGCAGCGCAAACTCTTCCTTGAAAGCGCCATGGCAGGTGACGATATCAACGTTTTTATTAATGCCCAACACCAGGGGTTTAATTTCCATGGCGAGATATTTTTAATCGGCCATGCGAGACGTTGTGAGATTTACCAGCACATTATTCGACAGCAGTTAAAAATAGATAGCCCACAGCGAATAATTTCCGATGAGCAGCAAATAGATCTGTTAGCGATAACCGGCGCCAGCGCTATTGCTAATACACTCCGCACCCTACGCTGA
- a CDS encoding iron-containing alcohol dehydrogenase: MNSFIFNNPVKLHVGPGKFALLGSIAQQYGKKALLVVSDNTKSTGLLARAQETLAAAGVAFAVYDKFMQNPLSTLVEAGAEMARQEQCDLVIGIGGGSAMDMAKGIAFCACNPGSIWDYVFGKAQAQNALPNILVPTTAGTGSEANRTAVFTNPETHDKKGLVNPLIYPVASIVDPELMLTLPKRVIAGPGADVLFHALESFISRNAHPVSEMLSLRAITLLTQNLPRVYADVTDLAAWEQVCVASTLAGMAIDCAGTALPHALQHPMGGLLDVVHAEGIAAVYPAFMEYTWSAAPEKFAAIAYAMGVDTRDMSLEQAAYSSVQAVTSLLSSVNMLPSLTELGVKEEHFDWIINNVQTTMKVVLENNPRVPDADTLRDILQRSL, translated from the coding sequence ATGAACAGTTTTATCTTCAACAACCCTGTAAAACTTCACGTTGGCCCTGGCAAATTTGCTCTGCTTGGTAGCATCGCTCAACAGTACGGGAAGAAAGCACTGTTGGTCGTTTCTGATAACACCAAGTCCACGGGCCTACTCGCTCGGGCACAGGAAACCCTGGCTGCCGCCGGGGTGGCATTTGCCGTCTATGACAAATTTATGCAAAACCCGCTTTCCACACTGGTGGAAGCCGGTGCTGAAATGGCACGCCAGGAGCAATGCGATCTGGTGATTGGTATTGGTGGTGGCAGCGCAATGGATATGGCCAAAGGCATCGCGTTTTGTGCCTGCAATCCAGGCAGCATCTGGGATTATGTGTTTGGCAAAGCCCAGGCACAGAACGCACTGCCAAATATCCTGGTGCCGACCACGGCAGGCACAGGCAGCGAGGCTAACCGTACCGCCGTGTTCACCAACCCGGAAACCCATGATAAAAAAGGCTTGGTTAACCCGTTAATCTACCCGGTCGCCTCGATTGTTGACCCCGAACTGATGCTCACTCTGCCAAAACGCGTGATCGCCGGGCCGGGTGCCGACGTCTTGTTCCATGCCCTGGAGTCATTTATCTCCCGGAATGCGCACCCAGTCAGTGAAATGCTCTCGCTGCGTGCGATTACCCTGCTGACACAGAACCTGCCACGCGTGTATGCCGATGTGACCGATTTGGCGGCATGGGAGCAGGTTTGCGTGGCGAGTACGCTTGCCGGAATGGCGATCGACTGTGCCGGTACGGCGCTGCCACATGCTCTGCAACACCCAATGGGCGGGCTGCTTGACGTCGTTCATGCAGAAGGGATCGCCGCGGTTTATCCTGCTTTTATGGAATACACCTGGTCGGCCGCCCCCGAAAAATTTGCCGCCATTGCCTATGCCATGGGTGTGGATACTCGCGATATGTCCCTTGAACAAGCCGCTTACAGCAGCGTACAGGCCGTCACGTCATTGCTGTCATCAGTCAATATGCTCCCTTCCTTGACTGAACTGGGGGTGAAAGAAGAACACTTCGACTGGATTATCAATAACGTGCAAACCACCATGAAAGTGGTGCTGGAGAATAATCCACGAGTGCCGGATGCCGACACCCTGCGTGATATTTTACAACGTAGCCTTTAA
- a CDS encoding GMC family oxidoreductase, whose protein sequence is MSENNFDYIIVGAGSAGCVLAAQLILRTQARILLLEAGGDDNNLFIKMPAGVAKIIAKKSWPYETEPEPHANNRRMQIAQGKVLGGSSSVNGMIYLRGQPQDYDGWAQQYGCTGWSYQDVLPYFKRAEANESLADEYHGTEGLLPVSENRYRHPLSMAFIRAGQELDLPYRNDFNGASQHGVGFYQTTTHNGERASTSRTYLQAVRDNSRLVVKLNALVHRVTFENNVATGVVYSLNGGNEIVAHASQEVILSAGAIGSPKILMLSGIGPREHLEQLGITPLADLPVGKNFHDHLHMSINVSTREPVSLFGADRGLQALRHGAEWLAFRSGVLTSNVLEGAAFADSLGNGRPDVQVHFLPILDSWDDVPGEPLPAIHGMSLKVGYLQPKARGQVQLRSRNPADPVKLQANYLGHPDDIAGSIRAVKFGLRFLETTSLKPLIKDLLMPQPAWVNDEAQMEEFVRNFCKTVYHPVGSCRMGQNTENSVTDLQLRVHGFERLRVVDCSVMPQVTSGNTNAPTIMLAEKAVDLILGE, encoded by the coding sequence ATGTCAGAAAATAACTTCGATTACATCATTGTTGGCGCAGGCTCGGCGGGTTGCGTGCTGGCAGCCCAACTCATCCTCCGTACCCAGGCCCGCATCCTGCTGCTGGAAGCCGGTGGCGACGACAATAATCTGTTTATCAAAATGCCCGCCGGGGTCGCCAAGATCATCGCCAAAAAAAGCTGGCCGTATGAAACCGAGCCAGAGCCGCACGCCAATAACCGCCGCATGCAAATCGCCCAGGGCAAGGTGCTGGGTGGCAGTAGCTCGGTCAACGGGATGATCTATCTGCGTGGCCAACCGCAGGATTACGACGGCTGGGCGCAACAGTATGGCTGTACCGGCTGGAGCTATCAGGACGTACTGCCCTATTTTAAACGCGCCGAAGCCAATGAAAGCCTGGCGGATGAATATCACGGCACCGAAGGGTTGTTGCCCGTCAGCGAGAACCGTTATCGCCATCCACTCAGCATGGCATTTATCCGCGCGGGCCAGGAGTTGGACCTGCCCTATCGCAACGACTTTAATGGCGCTAGCCAACACGGCGTAGGGTTCTACCAAACCACCACCCACAATGGAGAACGCGCCAGCACCTCCCGCACCTATCTGCAAGCCGTGCGCGATAACTCGCGGCTAGTGGTGAAACTCAACGCGCTGGTGCATCGCGTCACGTTCGAAAACAACGTGGCAACTGGAGTGGTCTACAGCCTGAACGGTGGCAATGAGATCGTCGCCCACGCCAGCCAGGAAGTGATCCTCAGCGCCGGGGCGATTGGCTCACCGAAGATCCTGATGCTGTCCGGCATTGGTCCGCGCGAACATCTGGAGCAGTTGGGTATTACGCCGCTGGCCGATCTGCCGGTGGGCAAAAACTTCCACGATCACCTGCATATGTCGATTAACGTCAGTACCCGTGAACCTGTCAGCCTGTTCGGCGCCGATCGGGGCTTGCAGGCGCTGCGCCACGGTGCCGAGTGGCTGGCATTTCGCAGCGGCGTCTTGACCTCTAACGTACTAGAGGGTGCCGCCTTTGCAGACTCCCTGGGCAATGGCAGGCCAGACGTACAGGTGCATTTCCTGCCGATACTGGACAGTTGGGACGACGTGCCCGGCGAACCGCTACCGGCGATCCACGGCATGTCGCTCAAGGTCGGCTATCTGCAACCCAAAGCGCGCGGTCAGGTGCAGCTACGTAGCCGCAACCCTGCCGATCCGGTCAAGCTCCAGGCCAACTACCTTGGTCATCCAGACGATATCGCGGGCAGCATTCGCGCGGTGAAATTTGGCCTGCGCTTCCTGGAAACCACCTCTCTCAAGCCGCTGATTAAAGATCTGCTGATGCCACAACCAGCGTGGGTGAACGATGAGGCGCAGATGGAGGAGTTTGTGCGTAACTTCTGCAAGACCGTCTATCACCCGGTGGGCAGTTGCCGTATGGGGCAAAATACGGAGAACTCGGTGACTGACTTGCAGCTAAGAGTGCATGGCTTTGAACGCCTGCGGGTGGTCGACTGTTCGGTGATGCCGCAGGTCACCAGCGGCAACACCAATGCACCCACCATTATGCTGGCCGAGAAGGCGGTGGATTTGATATTGGGTGAATAG
- a CDS encoding IS110 family transposase, with translation MRRTPVGVDIAKHKFDVAVLLDNQKYKTKKFANTPSGCREFAAWLSRFGDCHVCMEATGSYSTELATYLADNNYHVSLMNPACIHSFGNTELARNKTDKSDAAMIARYCALHQPDPWFPAPLSERQLTALVRHLKNLEEMRQMEENRLEVAEAVIVPSLNEHIATLDELIRETKKKISQHIDDNPDLKRDSELLKSIPGVGEMLSSSLLAFAGNLRRFTSSKALVAYAGLNPQRCESGMFKGKSRLSKVGHGELRSALYMPAVVASQYNVVVKDLTERLKLRGKSGKERVCAAMRKLLQLAYGVVKSGKTFNAEIPLAG, from the coding sequence ATGCGTAGAACCCCTGTCGGCGTTGATATCGCCAAACACAAATTTGATGTCGCCGTACTGCTGGACAATCAGAAGTATAAAACCAAAAAGTTTGCCAATACCCCTTCTGGATGCCGCGAGTTCGCAGCCTGGTTGAGCCGCTTTGGCGACTGTCATGTCTGTATGGAAGCCACCGGGAGCTACAGTACGGAACTGGCCACTTATCTGGCAGACAACAACTACCACGTCAGTCTGATGAACCCGGCGTGTATCCATTCCTTCGGCAATACAGAACTGGCCCGGAACAAAACGGACAAAAGCGATGCAGCGATGATAGCCCGCTACTGCGCACTGCATCAGCCTGACCCGTGGTTCCCAGCCCCGTTGAGCGAACGCCAGTTGACCGCGTTGGTCAGGCATCTTAAGAACCTGGAAGAGATGCGTCAGATGGAAGAAAATCGCCTGGAGGTGGCCGAAGCAGTCATCGTCCCTTCACTCAATGAGCACATCGCCACGTTGGATGAACTGATACGAGAAACGAAGAAGAAAATCAGTCAGCACATCGATGATAACCCTGACCTGAAACGGGACAGCGAGTTGCTAAAAAGTATCCCTGGAGTGGGAGAGATGCTGAGCTCCAGCCTGCTGGCCTTCGCAGGAAACCTGCGTCGGTTCACCAGCAGCAAGGCCCTGGTAGCGTACGCAGGACTGAATCCACAGCGATGTGAGTCGGGGATGTTTAAAGGGAAAAGCCGGTTATCGAAAGTGGGACACGGTGAGCTACGAAGCGCGTTATACATGCCCGCGGTGGTGGCAAGCCAATACAATGTTGTGGTTAAAGACTTAACAGAAAGGCTGAAGTTGCGTGGGAAATCGGGCAAAGAGAGAGTGTGTGCGGCGATGCGAAAACTGCTGCAACTGGCCTATGGTGTGGTGAAATCAGGAAAGACATTTAATGCGGAAATACCGCTTGCCGGATAG
- a CDS encoding GNAT family N-acetyltransferase — MTTATPVRLLVRPITADDNAAIAHVIREVSAEHGLTADKGYTVSDPNLDALYQLYSQPRSAYWVVEIDGQIAGGGGVAPLQGGEIDVCELQKMYFLPVLRGKGLAKRLALQALEFARQQGFGRCYLETTATLQQAIGLYEHLGFEHIGYAMGNTGHGDCEVTMLKAL, encoded by the coding sequence ATGACAACAGCCACCCCAGTGCGCCTTCTGGTGCGCCCAATCACGGCCGACGATAATGCCGCTATTGCTCACGTCATTCGCGAAGTCTCCGCCGAGCATGGCCTGACGGCGGATAAAGGCTATACCGTTTCCGATCCCAATCTGGACGCTTTATACCAACTCTATAGCCAACCGCGCAGTGCCTACTGGGTGGTGGAGATAGACGGTCAGATTGCCGGTGGTGGTGGCGTTGCGCCGCTGCAGGGCGGTGAGATCGACGTTTGCGAATTACAGAAAATGTATTTCCTGCCGGTGCTGCGTGGCAAAGGTTTGGCAAAACGCCTGGCGCTGCAGGCGCTGGAGTTTGCCCGCCAGCAGGGGTTCGGCCGTTGTTATCTGGAAACGACCGCCACGTTGCAGCAGGCGATCGGTCTGTATGAACATCTTGGTTTTGAGCATATCGGCTATGCCATGGGCAATACCGGCCACGGCGACTGCGAAGTCACCATGCTGAAGGCGCTTTAA